The following are encoded together in the Rhizoctonia solani chromosome 10, complete sequence genome:
- a CDS encoding pectate lyase, with translation MSLNLKLFVALLATSRGVLAIGTPFGYGAGTTGGEGSTAAVPSSTDELISWLGDDTARVIVIDKTFDFTSTEGTVTGDGCIPWTCTPGAQIAINLNSWCDNDQPNAATTTVTYNKAGISGISVGSNKTLLGKGTAGWIKGKGLRIAGSSNIIIQNVRFSDINAEYIDHNYFKDVGRQFLVTGYGAAEGVTISDNVFDGNGDYSPLCDGHHYWTLYFTGASDTITFARNYLYQTSGRGPKLGGVSSYSQTVHIYNNYFVDITDHALDAGPGSKAIVEGNYFNTVFAPIDTTTSAQCTSALGRSCVANIMLSSGELANAEDTSIIGSFTSLRPASYVQSNAGTGVVN, from the exons ATGTCCCTGAATTTGAAGTTATTTGTTGCTCTGCTGGCCACTTCTCGAGGTGTGCTTGCCATTGGAACCCCGTTCGGATATGGCGCTGGGACTACTGGAGGTGAGGGCTCCACCGCGGCTGTTCCATCTTCGACAGATGAACTAATTAGCTG GCTCGGAGATGATACCGCCCGGGTTATTGTGATCGACAAAACCTTTGACTTTACTAGTACCGAG GGAACTGTGACCGGAGATGGATGTATCCCATGGACTTGTACTCCAGGTGCACAAATTGCGATCAATTTGAATAGCTGGTGCGATAATGATCAGCCGAATGCTGCGACT ACTACCGTGACCTATAATAAAGCCGGTATTAGCGGCATTTCTGTTGGGTCTAACAAAACGCTACTCGGAAAAGGGACCGCGGGGTGGAT CAAAGGAAAGGGTCTACGTATCGCCGGTAGTAGCAACATTATCATTCAGAACGTCAGATTTTCCGACATTAATGCCGAGTAC ATTGACCACAACTAC TTCAAAGACGTTGGCCGACAATTTCTTGTAACT GGCTATGGGGCTGCGGAAGGCGTCACAATTTCTGATAATGTATTTGATGGAAACGG CGATTATTC GCCATTGTGTGACG GCCACCATTACTGGACATTGTATTTCACCGGAGCAAGCGATACGATCACGTTTGCTCGTAATTA CCTGTATCAAACATC TGGACGGGGACCTAAGCTTGGCGGTGTTTCTTCGTACTCGC AAACGGTCCATATTTACAACAA CTATTTCGTCGATATTACAGATCACGCGCTAGATGCTGGCCCCGGTTCCAAGGCTATTGTGGAAGGCAACTACTTCAATACT GTGTTTGCCCCGATCGATACaaccacaagcgcccaatGCACGAGTGCTCTTGGAAGGAGCTGTGTAGCTAACATTAT GTTAAGTTCTGGCGAACTTGCTAATGCCGAAGATACGAGTATTATTGGATCATTTACCAGC TTACGCCCTGCATCTTATGTTCAAAGTAACGCAGGAACGGGCGTTGTGAATTAG